A genomic region of Candidatus Krumholzibacteriia bacterium contains the following coding sequences:
- a CDS encoding sigma-70 family RNA polymerase sigma factor: protein MTNDAVTTFLRRWHAGDADDSGLGTVLPLVYEELRAMAQRQLRTERAGHTLQPTALVHEAYLRLVDHDRVEWQNRQHFLSVAAMAMRRLLVDHARERRRLKRGGDQVQVTFTVSLPVTGEDQIDEIVAIDDLLDTLAGFDPRAARVVECRYYAGLGVEETAAALGTSPRTVKRTWQLARAWLRKELGADA from the coding sequence GTGACCAACGACGCCGTGACCACCTTCCTGCGCCGCTGGCACGCGGGCGATGCCGACGACTCCGGACTCGGCACCGTCCTGCCGCTGGTGTACGAGGAACTGCGCGCCATGGCGCAGCGCCAACTGCGCACCGAGCGGGCCGGGCACACGCTGCAGCCCACCGCGCTCGTCCACGAGGCCTACCTGCGTCTGGTCGACCACGACCGCGTGGAGTGGCAGAACCGTCAGCACTTCCTGTCGGTGGCCGCCATGGCCATGCGGCGCCTGCTCGTCGACCACGCGCGCGAACGTCGTCGCCTGAAACGCGGCGGCGACCAGGTGCAGGTGACCTTCACCGTGTCGCTGCCGGTGACCGGCGAGGATCAGATCGACGAGATCGTGGCGATCGACGATCTCCTCGACACCCTGGCCGGCTTCGACCCGCGCGCGGCGCGCGTGGTCGAGTGCCGGTACTACGCGGGGCTCGGCGTCGAGGAGACCGCCGCGGCGCTCGGGACCTCGCCGCGGACGGTCAAGCGCACCTGGCAACTCGCGCGGGCGTGGCTGCGCAAGGAACTCGGTGCGGACGCCTGA